AGTCGACTCGGCCGAGTCACCGATCTAACTcggttctttctttctttgtttgttttgtctTAGCggaggtggtggaggaggaagaagaggaggagaaagACTATCACAAGGAGCTGGTTTCGTTGGGACTGTTGAAGTGGCCGAAGGGTCGAGCTGTGGCGAAGGCGCCGAGGTTTATAGAGAAAGCTCCGAAGATTGTGAATGTCAAAGTGAGTCCCAGGGCGATTCAGCAGCCGAGGTAGACCGAGTTCAGCGACTCTTTTGACTCACCCGGTTTTGTAAATACTATGCAATGATTTTAGCTTTCGGATCTTTGTAGTTCTTGTAATTTGCAGCCCTTGTACTTTGTGTTTGAGCAATAAAGATAACTAATTTCCGATCATGTTTGATTCGATGAGTGAAAGAAAGATGACAGCTTTTTATTGTAACTCATAGCTAGAAATTGAATTACACAAAAATTTGAAGTGATCTATACCACACTAGGTAGCAGGTGCTTAGATAGAAAACTAAATCATTCAAGAAGTTGCTTCGTCTTCTTGGCCCCAAGGGATTGCGTTCTTCTTAATCTTCTGAAGAGCTCTGATGACTTGTTCTGTGGTAACATTACCAGTCACAATCACCTTGTTCAGCTCTGTGTCCACATTATATGTTTCGATATCTGCGAGGCaaatcaaaacaagggttttgaGTAATTTACAAAATAAGGGATTAGATTAGATGGATGGAGAATGAATGAGATATAGTTGGATGATTTACCTTCGATCTTCTTGATGGCCTTCAGGATTTTCTTGATGCATTCCTCACAGTGCAAGCCCACCTTCAATTCCACAACCTAAATGCACCAAAAATTTATGCAATCAATATGAGAAGTCGATAGTAATAAGTGCCAAGATTGTTCTTACATTTCCCATTCGAGTTTGATAGATATTTGAGGAACAATGGACACCTCTCAACTGTGAGAAGAGTAGGATTTGAGGAAGGGTTTTGTTCTAATATCATATAGTGAATCCCAATTGACACATATTAATAATAAACAGTGGTGAGTGAGTGATTGATTGAGGGTATTGGATTCTTTCCGTGATTGGTGGGAATTGGCTTCAACTTTTTCTTTGTAAAGGTCCTTTATTCTTGATTACTGACCTCAGAGCAACTAGCCTCCGCAGAAACCATGAAGCTGCAGGGTTTGGCTGAGACAGAGATTGAGAATGTAATTGTTTTTTACCTGCTCATTCGTCAAATGAGGGCCCATAGTTTGAAAGATGATTGAAAATTTCATATTCTATTCAGACAAAGAAATCTGTAACACAGAACAATAACACAAAGAAAATGTTCCCATCTTTTCTGGTAATTACCAGTtcatactttttctttttgggtcaaATATCAAGTATCCCCACTCAGTATTTTATTCGATGATAAATATCCCCACTTTACACCCTTTTGTTGTCTCCCACTGTTATAAAGCTAAGCCAAAGGTCAAACCTATTATATTAAgcaaagggtccttgaccaaaagtccaaaaatgaactaaagttatcccacttatcccaataataaaatttttttttcactaacccaatttaaattaaaatgactattctgccctcttcctaattaaataattacTCTCCTCCCTttgatctctctcttctctctgtctctctccagACTCtccgcttctctctctctctctctctctctctgccatggcaGATCTGGAACCGGAGGACGAAGCCCACCTCTTCTTCTTACCCTCCCCGCCCAACCCGGCCCTTGGCCTCTGCGTATGCCAGCTCGTACCAGATCGAGCTCCTCGATGAGTTGTCGAAGCGGTGCAGCGTCGTCCATGACGGCTCTATTTACCGCTACGGCGATTTGAGTTCGAGCTCCGCTGTGAAGACTCACCAAAATCCATGGCCTCTTGCTGGGGAAGCTCAGCCCCTTGGCACGGTTACTCTTGGTCTCGAATTTCATCAGCATCTGAAAATCCACACAAtttcaaaatcaaccaaagCGGACTAAAATTCAACAATCCGATTACTACGATTCGTTTTAGATTTGGCAATGCGAAATGTCGAtcggtgaggaggaggaggtatgAGATTTGGTAATGTAGAGCAATCGGACGAATCGACACTGTAGTTGCTTTTGTAAAGTATTTTTTACCATAATTGTTTTATTGGCACTCATGGGTAATACAGCTTTTATTTGTAAATTCTAGTtgccgagtttttttttttttttttttttgtaaatgtgggCAGAAGGCATAGGACGAAAAAAAACGTTTTATTATCTtttaatagacgtctactggagggcaatagacattttgaattgatgtaatctccttgtttttttctataattaaagttttatgtgtctaaatttagggagattagtttctATTCTGGccactgaaagttctattggggcaataaacatcTATTAAAGCGTGtattgggggtaatagacatctattgaggggcaatagacgtctattgggggggcaatacatggctgatagtcgtctattgggagagcaatacatggttaatatacgtctattgggaggaaatacatgcttgatagtcgtctaatgcccctttattgaggggcaatagacgtctattggggggcaatacatggctgatagtcatctattggggggcaatagatgtctattagggggcaatagacgtctattgggggcaaaaaaactttctggTGGGTGGTAGctggtgatcggaatccggtgATCCGGTCACAGGTGACCGGatcaccggattccggcgaagtcccctatggtttctctctctctctctctctctaagtaacaaaggtgagggtaaaatggtattaaaaaataataaaaacaaaaaaaaaatcttaatggggtattagggaagacctccttagagtgttttggataagagggaattaaaaaaacttagtggggtaagtgggaaaaaaatctctaaaaatg
This portion of the Rosa chinensis cultivar Old Blush chromosome 1, RchiOBHm-V2, whole genome shotgun sequence genome encodes:
- the LOC112165933 gene encoding protein SODIUM POTASSIUM ROOT DEFECTIVE 1, coding for MGNVVELKVGLHCEECIKKILKAIKKIEDIETYNVDTELNKVIVTGNVTTEQVIRALQKIKKNAIPWGQEDEATS